Within the Candidatus Saccharibacteria bacterium oral taxon 488 genome, the region TACCTGGCTGACGATCGCAGCGACTGCGGTGATGGCGGTGACGCTGCTCATTATTGCCGTTACTATGGCTGCTCGCCAGGTGCTGGTTGACTCGGTCGATACAATTTCGCGCAAGTCCGATATGTCAATTTTCCTCAAAGGCTCAACCGAGCAAAAGGTGATCGACGAGCTGACATCGCGCCTGAGCAAGCTCCAGAATGTCGAAAAGGTGACGTATATCTCGGCAGAGCAGGCGCGTCAGGAGCAAATCGAGAAGTATAAGAATGATCCAGCAACTCTCGAGGCGATCAAGGAATCAAGTAACGAAATGCCAGCATCGCTTCGGGCTTCGCTCAAGGATTTAAACGATCAGCGGGCACTGATTGAGTTTACGAAGCATGACGAGCTGTATAAGAAGCACAAAGATCCGACTAAAGAACCGTCGTTCATCGGTGATCGGCGTGATGCGATCAATGCCATCGGTGATTGGGTGCGGTTTGCCAGTATCGCCGGCTCGATCGCTACGGTGGTGTTCGTGGTGATTTCGTCGCTGGTGGTGTTTAACACCATCAGGATGGCAATTTTTAACCGCAAAGACGAGATCCAGATGATGAAGCTGATCGGTGCTGATCGTGGGTTTATCCGTGGGCCATTTATCGTCGAGGCAATCATGTATGGATTTATCGCGGCACTGGTGGCCTCAGGAGTCGGGTATCTGTTGTTGTTCTCGGCGCATGACAAGCTGGCAGTGCGGCTACCGATGGATAACTTGATGAATATTAGTACCACGTATGCCGGGCTGGTGGTGCTAGCGATGATTATGATTGGTGCGGTGATCGGTATCGTCTCATCATTGATCGCGACGCGCAAATACTTAAAATTATAAATTATTTTGTCGCTGACCCCTGAACATGTAATGAACCAAGACGCTTGACGTCTATATGTCGCTTGTGCTAAAATAAAAAGCAATGAAGATAAGGTCCACCACACCAGTTTCAACATCACGGCCCACACGGGCAGCTCTCGTGGCGGTTAGTGCTGTTGTTTTGGGCGCTGGCGTATTCCAGCTCGGCCCACACGTATTTGCACGTGACTATGATGCAGAAATTGATGCCCTCAACCGACAGGCACAGCAGGCGCAGAACGAGGCTAATCGTCTCGGGACGATGGCAGCGACGCTGGAGGAAGAGCTGGGGCGCATTAACGCCCAGATTGATTCGATCCGAACGGAAATTGCCAAGAGTCAGCAAAAGCATAATGCACTGGTCGCGGAGATTACCAAGAATAAGCTGGCAATTGAGAAAAGCCGTAAGGTCATGGGCAAAATCTTGTCAGATATTTACCTTGATGATCAGATTTCGCCACTCGAGATGTTGGCGAGCTCCAAATCAATCGGCGATTATGTTGATAAGCAGGAGCAACGTAGTAGTTTGCGATCCTCACTGAATGATAAGATCAAGGAAATTAAGGCGCTGCAGGCTAAGTTAGAAGAGAATAAAAAGTCAGTCGAGAATGTGCTCAAAGACCAGAAAGCTCAGCAGACGCAACTAGCGTCCAAGCAGGCAGAGCAGGCCAAGCTGGTTAATGACACCAAGAATGACCAAAATGCTTACGCAGCCCTGGCGACGCAGCGGAATAACCAAGCAGCGAAACTGCGCGAAGAGCAGGCGGCGGCTAACCGGCGAGCACTTGGCGGCGTATCAATTCCGGGTGGTATCCCGGGTGGTGGCGGCTATCCAGGCGTCTGGGCGAATGCACCACTGGATGCTTACGTCGATCCATGGGGCCTATATACGCGCGAATGCGTGAGCTATGTGGCCTGGAAGATCCACAGTACTGGTCGGTTTGTGCCGCATTTTGGTGGGGCTGGTAACGCTAATCAGTGGCCATCAACAGCGGCGCGATACGGCATCCAGAGCGGTTCGACACCAAAGGCTGGCGCAGCAGCGGTTATGAATGTTGGC harbors:
- a CDS encoding FtsX-like permease family protein — protein: MTDISRKAAAKARVDPKVLKRTRQRRRRVLTFWRMCRYGINNFSRNTWLTIAATAVMAVTLLIIAVTMAARQVLVDSVDTISRKSDMSIFLKGSTEQKVIDELTSRLSKLQNVEKVTYISAEQARQEQIEKYKNDPATLEAIKESSNEMPASLRASLKDLNDQRALIEFTKHDELYKKHKDPTKEPSFIGDRRDAINAIGDWVRFASIAGSIATVVFVVISSLVVFNTIRMAIFNRKDEIQMMKLIGADRGFIRGPFIVEAIMYGFIAALVASGVGYLLLFSAHDKLAVRLPMDNLMNISTTYAGLVVLAMIMIGAVIGIVSSLIATRKYLKL
- a CDS encoding CHAP domain-containing protein, with product MKIRSTTPVSTSRPTRAALVAVSAVVLGAGVFQLGPHVFARDYDAEIDALNRQAQQAQNEANRLGTMAATLEEELGRINAQIDSIRTEIAKSQQKHNALVAEITKNKLAIEKSRKVMGKILSDIYLDDQISPLEMLASSKSIGDYVDKQEQRSSLRSSLNDKIKEIKALQAKLEENKKSVENVLKDQKAQQTQLASKQAEQAKLVNDTKNDQNAYAALATQRNNQAAKLREEQAAANRRALGGVSIPGGIPGGGGYPGVWANAPLDAYVDPWGLYTRECVSYVAWKIHSTGRFVPHFGGAGNANQWPSTAARYGIQSGSTPKAGAAAVMNVGYYGHVMYVESVNGDGTITVSDYNLAWDGLYRKYTRLASGLTYVYF